The DNA segment AGAGTCATACACATAGGCAAACAAGAAGTGATAACAAATTTCTTTGTATTACATAAAACTTTTCAAACCAATCAATTCTCAGCATATTTAATGACTATTTAAGCATTACTttcacttttaaaggaaaaatcttcTGTAAGAAAGGCACatcttgcttttattatttgGTTTAAAGACAGGCATGTATTTTGACAGGCTAAAAGTGAAATTCATTAAGTGGAATTAAACAgcacttaaaattaaaatacttaataGGAACACTTACAGAACATAGGACCAATCTATGAAACTTATTATCAGCAACAGTCATTACATTTGGTATTATAGATAGATTTTAAAACTGAACACCCAAAATGtgaaatttaatatattttaaaaatacatttttagatCTTTTATTACACTCAATCTTAAACCACCACTTATTCTGTGATATAAATATTATGAAATTATATAGTTTACAGTTGGCTCGGTCTGTTAAGGTAAATAGCAGAATCCCTACTGTCCACATTTGACTTTGTTCTACAGCAAAGTGTTAGGAAAATAAGCcttatatttaaaagaagaaagataatgcaaataaaataaaataaaaaaacactcTGCCCGCCTTCCCATTTAAGCATACAATCTTACAATCATTTTTGATTTATAGGTCCTATTTTCCCCCATGACTACAAAGATCCTAACACAGAGTATTTAGGTTAGCTAAAACTGGACTCAACTTTCTTTCAGAGATTCTTAGATTACTTCAGACTCCCAGGGTTTTGTCAAGTACATATTAAACCCAAAAAACTCCAAAGCTATACAACTTTGTACATATGAATtaggagcaaaggaaaaatctttTGAAGTATCAGATATTGGCAACTGCTTACTCTGTGCATTCTTAAATTACTCTAGTTCTTGGCATGAGCATATGCTAAGTCTGAATACAAATCACAACGTACACCAGATTTGGGATTTACATTTTAACATTAATTTCTCAGAGTTACAgttgttttttaatcttgtaTCACACAGTAGAGAGTTACAAATTTACCTTCTTCTGGACCTGCATGCGTTTCCAtctcttcttttatttcctctttcactTCTTCTTCTATCATTACTTTTCCTACAGAAAGGATTGTTAGGCAATGGTTAGATGGGTTTAAAGAaccatatgtattttttctggaTTGGTAGCCTCAGCATATGTGCATAATGCTAACAAATACTCAGTGCAACATTCAGCAGTAAAAGTTCCTTAGCACTGTGATAGAGAAATGTAGATAACAGTCCAGGCATACTGTGAGCATAATGCAAAGGTAAATGAGGTAATGTGAGGTAAAGGCACTGAACAAGATGATGTCACATGTCAAAAAGTTCCACTGAAGTTACTAACAGGAGGAAAGTGAAACggtaaaaagacaaaacatatTGCAATGTCCTAGCTATATTACGGTTTTATACTGAATTTTTAGCGTAAAGTTTAGTGTACCTAgtagtcatagaatcatagaatcgcttaggttggaaaagacctttaagatcatcgaggCCAActgtcaaccatgcccactaaaccatgtcctgaagtgccttgtctacgcgctttcTGAATACCTctagggatggtgactcaaccacttccctgggcagcctgttccaatgcccaacaaccctttcagtaaagcaatttttcctaatatccaatctaaacttcccctgccgcaacttgaagccatttcctctcgtcctatcactgAGAAGCATTCCACTGTAGTTTAAAATATCCCAAGAACTCCTTTGGCAGATGCTTGAACTTCCTAGCTCCTACCTTGGATAACAGTACTAAGTAACATACATATAGCTCAACTTTGAAAATCCAGCTCTCACTGCTCAACCTAAGATTTCTGCCAAACTGCTGTGTATTTCTATGAGATTAGACAATACAGATAGGCTTATCATGAATGAGAGAGATTGAAAGACCTAGGTAGTTGAATCCCAAGAAGATAAAAACACAAAGAGCTGACTTCACAGCGCAGTGAAACCACCATGAATCTATACAAACGCCtctaaacattttttgttttcaataattttaacacaactacagaaaaaaacctcatgaaAAATCTATCATCAGACATTAAAAAACAgtaatccttttaaaaataagacataTGAACcatattaaaaatagtaatagcCCAAAAATGAGATGGTTATATCAGCATAAGGTGCAAGTCCATGACCAAAAAGCAAGTTTCTCCAGCTATTAAACTGCAGCTATTCAGTAAGTATATTCCTGGTGTACGTTTTTAAACATTAGCTGAATTGCTATTTAACTGCCTTATATCATCATTCATACAGAAAATTTTATCACAGAAATATTATTATATCCAAATTATATGCAGAAAATGTTACTTTCATCATCTCCATAGCTCCTGCTCTTTAGAAAAACATGATCTTGCTACAAAATGAACCACATTCAAGTGTGCAGATCAtctattttagcaaaaattatGGCCTAATGTAATATTACAGCCGTCTCAAGAAAGcgcaaaaaacccacaataaaCTACTGATCACCTTGCAAAGAACCACATTTTGCCTTTCACTCTGCAAACTAGTATCAGTGAAGCACATGGAGCTTTTGCGTATACCCAGAAGGAGAAGATGAATCTAAACTATTATGATAGATGAATAGATGAATCTACTATAAATAGAACCTCTTTGTGCTATATTGGTGTCCTATCTACATTACGTTTAAGAATATGAGAAATACTGCGTGGAATCTGACCAACGGTCTGTCTCTCCCACTAGCCTGTCTCCTACAGTGGTCAATCACACAGGCTGATAGTGAGAATATGAACAGCACAAGCAGTGTGACACTCTCCGTGGCCGTTTCCTTCAGTCAGCTGATTAAAAATTCATGATATAAACTTGTATCTGCTTAACACTTCCTTTTCCTGATACACCTAACACAACAGTCTGAAAGAACGGCCTTGGACTGCCATGTTACGTTCTTTTTTGGAGGGAGGTTTGTTAACCATCCATTCTGAGATGAGATTTGAGCTACCAAGAATAAAAGACTGCTATCACATCTTACCTTCTCTCACTTCTTGAATCATTTCATCAGGAAGAGCAAAATTCTTCTCTATATTAGGGAACGGAAGAATCTCGGACTCGtgcttagaaagaaaagaaagatgtctATGAATGACCTTGGTAAAAAATTTGATTTGGATTTAGAAGTGCAATCTCAACTTCTATTTTACATGCAATTAGTAGCTAAATAATTCTTAACAAGACACTTCAGACATTAGAGAATCAGGAGGATTCTGATGTCAAACTCATTACTAAGGTCAAGATATTTTGAGATCATGACTCATGACTATTTGAGATCACTTCTGGAACCCAACCATGGCAAATTCTTATGTAAATACACTATAACCTCCTTATTTGACACTTAAGTACCTATGTAAACGTTTGCTGGATCAGCATTTAGGCAACTTTAATAAACAAAGTCAGAACacagtatggaaaaaaaaaacaaaaccaaagcactgTAGGTTTTTTTGTCTCCCACCTGATGTATTTTACACAGGGAAAACCCCACCAACTCACTGGACCGACACAAAACTCTAAGTAACATGAAAGGTATGACAGGCCCAGTGATTTTGACCTGTCAAAACTCCTGAACTCTAAGAAATAAGAACGTGGCTGCATCAAGCCTTTATACTCACAAGAGCTTGCATATCATACATGGTGCTCAAATGGTCCCAAATCACTTTGGATGAAATCTGCCGTCCAATATTCTGGCTGAATTTATCTCGGATACAAATCATGTGGAAATGGCGATTCACACCTGGGGGAAGAACTCAATGCCATTAACGCTACtaacagttttatttatgacacacaattaaaaaaaaaacaaacatcctACCGTTACAAGGAAATCATACATTACAGGAGAAACACATGGCAAtctgggcagccctgcctggctgttACTTCACCCTACATTACAGGTGCTGTTCTGGACAGGGGCTGAGGGTGCCCCACTGGGGAATGCTGACATGTGGCCGCAGCCACAGCTTTTTGAGAGGCCGCGTGAAAAAACAACCGAAGGAAAGTGTAAGGCAGCGAGTCAGGAAAAGGGACGGCATGGGGGAGagaggcgggcgggcgggcggcctcTGTGTCCCCGGGAAGGGCGGCTGAGGAGGCCGGGAGGGCACGGCGCCTCCTCCCCCGCAGGCCCCGCCACGCTCGGGAGAAGCCCCGGGGCCCCTGGGCCGGCTGCCGCGGCGGGAGCGGGCCCGGGAGGCCGCTAGGGGCAGCACAGCAGCGCGGCCGGGCCGCTAGCCCCCCGGGCCCGGGGGAGGTCCCCCGCCCGGAGCTTGCCGCTCCGGGCCCAGCGCCTGGTTCTCCTCCCCGGCCAACGCCGCTACTCGAGGCCGCGGCTCGGCCGCGGCCTTGCTCTCACCTACGGGCTTGTGGCCCAGCATGGCgtggaaaaggcaaacctccacTTCAGGGCTCCACACCACCACCGCCTCCTCCGCCGGCGCGCCGGGCTCCGGAGCGgcggccgctgccgccgcggcggccgcaacggcagcggcggcggcagcgacGGCCGCGgcggcccccggcccggccgcgggCAGCGGCGGCTTCTCCACAGCGGCCGCCGAGCCGCCCTCCGCCTCGCCCATCGCCGCGCCgcctgccgctgccgccgcccgcaGCGGCTCCTGCCGGCCGGGAGGAGGGGGTGGCGGGCCGCGGGGCGAGGCGAggccggggagggggaaggcCCTTCGTGGCCTTtgtcctggggcagggggaggttttttggggggggggttaccTCAGGTTTGGGTCGAACAGCGCTCGTAGCGCCGGAGGGGTGAGGCGGGGAGCGAGCCCGTCCCCTCAGGGCTGGGAAGAGGCCGCCGGGTGCCTCCGAGAAGCGTCGTCAAGCGTGAGGGTGTCTGGGCCAGTCATGGAGGCAGGGCAACGCCGCCATCCGAAATGGCCTCCCTAGGGTTGTTCTTCTGCATTCGAGATCCCCGGAGGGTTGGGAAGGCGGCATTGCGGAGGGcagagcggggccgggggaagcCTCGGCCACCTCAGGGTTCGTCCTCCCGCCCCGTCCTCCTCTGGCACAAGGAGCTGCCAAGATGGAAGATTGCGCTGGGGAAAGGTCCCGAGCGCtgcaaaaacccccaaaccgCTCGTCCTTGTCACAACAGGATCATCTTCTGTTAACCTGGCGTTGATGCTTAACAAATAACTATGCCTGGCACATTAAAAAACGCAGAACCCACCAGCTTTGCCCATCATTTAAggcgttaaaaaaaaaaaatctgtttgggaAGAAAGACTGTATCATTCCCTCCGTGACAGcgttttttttgccttgttaGGTATAATTAGACACACAGGCATGAAACAGGACTTCTGTTGCTTAGGTGATAAGGTTTTCCTATTGCTCACTCCTCACTTGaaattttaatcctttttgtgacattaaaattatttcaatagcAAATAACAATGACATCATGCGCTAAGAGTGACTGTTCTGAGTCAATAATAAAGCAGTGGGGGCAAAAACACACCAGCAAAGAGACATTATTTTCATGCAAATTAtccaaataataaaaagcaggaaGGGAAAGATGCAATTTCCTGAAATGGAAAACTTTCTGTACCTTTGATACCCAAAGAATTAACCTGACTCGTATCATTCTTTGGGGCTTGATGTAAGGCTTATACCCGAAACAGATTAAGCTAACATTAAGTAAATGCTTGAAATGAGTTAAACCCAAAACCTCACGTGTGAAGCCTTGGGAAGTTTGGTGGTGCGGGTCCTGGATGTGGATGCCTGGGTACAAATCCTCATTTCCAGCGGGGTTTAGGCTAGCCTCCCGACATGGGAAGGAGTGTCTCACTCCAGTCTTGTTTAGATGCTGTTGAGATTTTCCAGGAATAACTGTTCCTGTGCAAGCTCCGTTCAGACTGACGGAGATCTTGCTGGAATGACTTTTCTGCATCAAGACTACATGAAtctccagaaatatttcttctgcctACTGTCACCTCTTGTACCTATGTCCTGGTTGTGCCGAACCTGCCTTTACACAGCTCAGGCTTCACGCTACTTTCCCCATTTTGAGCCAAAATTATCTATCAACAAGATTTTGCCGATCTCGAATACAAGTCTGCGTGCTTTTCCAGTTAAATCCAGCCCTAAATCCAGTATGGGTCTCAGACCTGTTTAATCATCCAATGTTTATTTGATCTATGCTGCTACCTAGTCttaagctgctgctgaaagagaGGGTTATGATTTCCTGTGATGACTACACAGCAGCAGTAAATGAGTTCCTGAACAACTAAATTCCTGTTTTCATACACATATTTCTAGGCGTaggaaaatgaaggaagaaagcaaagcaaataaattacaGAGTATAAAAATTGTTCCCCCATTTTCAAAGTTTtgcaggaataatttttttttattattatttttaagtctgtttgaaacactgagcttcAGCACTCTCATCTGTCACATTATGCTTTTACTTAAAGACTATCATCAAGAAGGAATAACCGTGTCAAGTCAGATAGTAATTTTTATGTCATTAAGTTCTGATGACTAAAAAAAGTAGCATGTGAAACAGAATGTGAAAAAACATATGGCTACCTCTGAAAGTACAATAGCATATGAAAAGAATTCAGTAGAATAATGTTAATTCAACAGGAAGAGTATATGCATAAACTGCCTGCTATTTTGTTTCAATCACAAATAATTACATTTCCCTGTGTCTAAATTGCCTTGTCTCTTTCAGTGCCTCTAGGAAACATATGGGAGCCTATAATAATGCCATGTACAGCCTCTACCTGGATTCGGACCAGACTTAAATTCTTCTCCCTTTACATTTTAGATGTTTTTGTTCCTCCTCACTGAACAGATTTTTCAGATTCTGAAAAATTTACCCTCCTCTTGTTCAAGTTTAAATCTTACTTTGCATTTtaagcaggcagcagctgtgtAAGACGTGCACAATTTAGttcccctctttttcttcccactctTTAGGTTGCTTTCAGCCTTAGAAACCTGGCTGCCTATTGTATTAACTAAGGGCGCTCAGCCCTTTCTTTGCTGGATCAGGTCATGTCCCCCCGGAGAGACAATGTGATATTTCATAAGGCATTGTGACAACTGAGAAATACGCCTAGCATTTGGCATTCTCTCTAGAAGCGTTGGATTTCTGGGATAAGCAATATGGCTACAACTATTTCTGTCATTATTTCAGAACACCATGTGTTAGTGCCCTTAACAAAGTAAAAACTTCATTCCCGATCCTGGATAATTTTTGGTATGCCACATGAACGTTTGTAAAAGAATTTCATCTGCACACTTTTGCATTAAAACCAGTCACTTAACCTTTGCTGGGGGTTTTTAGTACATCTTTGATATAGACTCTAACAGAATTTTTCTCACATAGGTGAATGAAACCTTCTGAGACCCCCGGAGAGCATTACCAGCTTTATTCTACAGAAATTGAGAAAGAGAAGTGCTGCAGTTTGCTGGAGACCGTGGATGGGAATCCCAGCTAAAGCTGATGAATGTGCTCAGCAGTCACTGCTGTCTGATGCTGAGTGTTTGTCGCTAGCCATAGCTGGGTTTAATTTTTGACAAACCAGATAATTAGCTATTGGCTAATTAGCTGTATTATGCCATTTTCATTGCATACGGGTTTTTTACATGCAGAAGTACATACATTTGGGGCCTAGTCCCATATCAAAGTACTCTCAGGTCCATAAATCCTCCTACAAGAAATCTCAGAGCCTTGGcatatttcagtatttccaaATATAATACCCTTTCTGACCGATGAGGACCTCCTGAAAAGAGGAGTTCTGATCTGATTTGTAAGCTTTTGTTGTACTTTCAAAATCTGTCTTTCAGTGTGAAATCTGTGGgaagttttgctttaaaagagcTGCACAGGGAGTTGTCCAAAAGTTGGAGCCTGGTCATTTTTcacatgtttttaataaatcaaTGAAGGTAGTTTGATATAGACATGCTTTTCTCCCCATTAAACTTGTCAAGGAGGAAGAACCAAAAAGATACACCTGTTTGTTGTTAAGAGTCTTATCGCACAGACTTTTAGAGCAGCATTGCCTCTTTCAGTGGTTGGCAAGGAGATACTTCCCAGGTTTCTTCCAATTACCTAAGTTCTTAGCAAAAAGGTGTGTTTGAATATCTTAAGCAAGAACTTTGAACGGGGAGTTCACTCTCAGAGCTGGCCTGTATAGTTTCTTACAGGggcaaaaatacagaatttaattcaaaataatgaggggtgggggggctgtgAAGCAGCAAAGAAGAGGGAAGCAGCTGTCAGACCAAGGATGCATTCTGTTTGCTGAGACATATGTTCCTGAACTGAACTTTTCCCTTGTGATCAGTTGTGCTTGTTCTCCCAGCAGAGAGAGGCTACATACTAGATGGGCATCAGATGGCAAGCCTTAGAAGGATAGATTGAAAACAGTGCAAATAATCATCTCTCAGCACGCACAGAGGCGTTCATTACTGCTGCTGTTATGCTTTAAAATCTCCCAGTGCAGAGTGGGGattggagaaggaaaagccatCTTACTGATTTCTCAGTTTAATAAATCCATCATATCCCAGGCTTACAGAGAAGTAGAAAGAAGACCCA comes from the Haliaeetus albicilla chromosome 2, bHalAlb1.1, whole genome shotgun sequence genome and includes:
- the MRGBP gene encoding MRG/MORF4L-binding protein; this translates as MGEAEGGSAAAVEKPPLPAAGPGAAAAVAAAAAAVAAAAAAAAAAPEPGAPAEEAVVVWSPEVEVCLFHAMLGHKPVGVNRHFHMICIRDKFSQNIGRQISSKVIWDHLSTMYDMQALHESEILPFPNIEKNFALPDEMIQEVREGKVMIEEEVKEEIKEEMETHAGPEEVFAPSGSLGKTTEKPSSKEKEKTSSDSGSKEGSDKRKRNRVTEKVLNANSNPSSPSAAKRRRT